The following coding sequences are from one Ooceraea biroi isolate clonal line C1 chromosome 5, Obir_v5.4, whole genome shotgun sequence window:
- the LOC105279227 gene encoding probable Ufm1-specific protease 2 → MVPHLQILSNILQRLENIENAATGYVYGIMYNGTLVVLTFSINSCETDESEDDKEKSITDYTTLQLNLPADIYLCGILHIGECKDVNLDVFKDIDITDNPLLLKYSRNTSDLQAYFYMHQKLEAVNNLSIISEDDISQQFVYVRLQATLPLIAQDGNMLEALQESRKNIASGKIGIHFPLNDTYLFRTDDNSKQTPIKDLVSASKDEKSSDRLNSTNTNTVDVIDANMLLKISGEKNSEEAIKYAPVLQHIKRTFESLECNLRIDALSLVSLNVSSAELHAILVESVCRNIRLIEMQQENQSENVQPSMKSPEVMHFKPQDCGHLLTIVYPGNSSSTDTVEYRKALHKALALDSTRPYFRRGNAVKFNAQPNEILVNPHQAILHKGVAGKVSVAYGLYTYHHYMQDNVDDNGWGCAYRSLQTIVSWYRLQGYTEVPIPSHREVQQCLYDIGDKPSSFVGSRQWIGSTEVSFVLQSTLNIDTKVLCASSGDEMSALFPQLANHFDTQGTPIMIGGGVLAHTILGVSYDEQSGEGKFLILDPHYAGAEHLPTVVNKGWCGWKTKDFWKKDAFYNMCLPQRPITF, encoded by the exons ATGGTGCCGCATTTGCagattttatcgaatattctgCAG CGACtggaaaatatagaaaatgcaGCAACTGGTTACGTTTACGGTATTATGTACAATGGTACGCTCGTAGTCCTAACGTTCAGTATAAACTCGTGTGAAACCGACGAGAGTGAGGATGATAAGGAGAAGAGCATAACTGATTACACGACACTGCAACTAAATTTACCCGCAGACATTTATCTCTGCGGTATATTGCACATTGGTGAATGCAAAGATGTAAATCTTGATGTCTTCAAG GATATCGATATCACAGATAATCCATTACTTTTGAAGTATTCACGCAATACGTCGGATCTGCAAGCCTACTTTTACATGCACCAGAAACTGGAAGCTGTCAATAATCTCAGTATTATTAGCGAAGATGATATTTCTCAGCAATTTGTGTACGTCAGATTACAAGCGACTCTCCCGCTGATTGCCCAAGATGGAAACATGCTGGAAGCATTGCAGGAGTCGCGAAAAAAT ATCGCATCCGGCAAGATAGGAATACATTTTCCTCTGAACGATACGTACCTCTTCAGAACTGATGATAACTCCAAACAGACGCCGATAAAAGATCTTGTGTCTGCGTCGAAAGACGAGAAATCTTCAGATCGGTTAAACAGTACCAATACCAACACTGTA GATGTTATAGACGCTAACATGCTACTGAAGATATCGGGTGAGAAAAATTCGGAGGAAGCTATCAAATATGCGCCTGTCTTGCAGCATATCAAAA GAACCTTCGAGAGCCTAGAATGCAATCTACGCATCGACGCGCTGTCGCTGGTGAGCTTGAACGTGAGCTCGGCAGAGTTGCACGCGATTCTGGTGGAATCCGTTTGCCGGAACATTCGATTGATCGAGATGCAACAGGAAAATCAGTCGGAGAACGTGCAGCCGTCCATGAAATCGCCCGAGGTCATGCACTTCAAGCCTCAAGACTGTGGGCACTTGTTGACCATAGTCTATCCCGGCAATTCCAGTAGCACCGACACAG TGGAATATCGTAAGGCTTTGCACAAGGCGCTAGCGCTCGATTCGACCAGGCCGTACTTTCGACGTGGAAATGCAGTCAAGTTTAACGCGCAGCCGAATGAGATACTTGTGAACCCGCACCAGGCAATTTTGCATAAAG gTGTCGCGGGAAAAGTCAGTGTCGCGTACGGCTTGTATACGTATCATCACTATATGCAAGATAATGTTGATGATAACGGATGGGGATGCGCCTACAGGTCTCTTCAAACGATCGTTTCGTGGTACAG ATTACAGGGCTATACTGAGGTACCAATACCCTCTCATCGTGAAGTACAGCAATGCCTGTACGATATAGGCGATAAGCCTTCAAGCTTTGTTGGCAGTAGACAGTGGATCGGTTCGACCGAAGTAAGTTTCGTGCTTCAGTCCACTCTCAACATAGACACGAAAGTACTTTGTGCATCGAGCGGGGACGAGATGTCGGCCTTATTTCCGCAGCTCGCTAATCATTTCGATACGCAAGGCACGCCTATCATGATCG GTGGAGGCGTATTAGCTCATACAATCCTAGGCGTAAGTTACGACGAGCAATCCGGAGAgggaaaattcttgattttGGATCCGCACTACGCGGGAGCGGAACATTTACCCACCGTGGTAAACAAGGGGTGGTGCGGATGGAAGACGAAAGACTTTTGGAAAAAGGATGCATTTTATAACATGTGCCTTCCGCAGAGACCTATAACCTTCTGA
- the LOC105279226 gene encoding mitochondrial import inner membrane translocase subunit Tim8, producing the protein MSDLFDNSSFTDNDNTKGMDSELAELLMVEKQKAQFNAQIHEFNDFCWDKCVDKPGSKLDGRTETCIHNCVDRFIDVSLFVTNRFAQLLQNSVGK; encoded by the exons atgtcgGATCTATTTGACAATAGTTCTTTCACCGACAATGATAATACCAAAGGAATGGATTCCGAACTGGCAGAACTTTTGATGGTCGAGAAGCAAAAGGCACAATTTAATGCACAG ATCCACGAGTTCAACGACTTTTGCTGGGACAAATGCGTTGATAAGCCTGGAAGCAAATTGGATGGTCGCACAGAGACTTGCATACATAATTGTGTCGACAGATTCATAGACGTTTCCCTGTTTGTTACCAATCGTTTTGCGCAGCTATTGCAAAACTCTGTAGGGAAATGA